One segment of Pandoraea pnomenusa DNA contains the following:
- a CDS encoding LysR family transcriptional regulator has product MTIDTWMDDIGERPLKYLAEIAATGGVRMAAESLGVNPSVVSRQIAAMERRLRFPLIERRGRNVSVTEIGQVLIDYYRDGQRRQRDLSARLEEYRHLKRGKVAIGVGEGFIGRLIAQALQRFSMSYPDILVEIRSGPTPAVLSLVRDDVVDIGLCARSADDPSMRIHPFAPKALCAVVAPTHRFAKLASVPPAELEHERLIFMTEAHGVQQFVHSVLDTARLNVTPAYRVDLFNTAQTLAAAGLGVAFMSAITARRGIDLGELVAVPIDHPIALGFSSQMMTRVGRRLSPAADHLWKQLAQSLAHR; this is encoded by the coding sequence ATGACGATCGACACCTGGATGGACGACATCGGCGAGCGTCCGCTCAAATATCTCGCGGAAATTGCGGCGACCGGCGGCGTTCGCATGGCGGCCGAGTCATTGGGAGTGAATCCGTCGGTGGTGAGCCGGCAGATCGCGGCGATGGAAAGGCGCCTGCGCTTTCCGCTCATCGAGCGGCGCGGGCGCAACGTCAGCGTGACGGAGATCGGGCAAGTGCTCATCGACTATTACCGCGACGGCCAGCGCCGCCAGCGCGACCTCTCGGCCCGGCTCGAGGAGTATCGCCATCTGAAACGGGGAAAGGTGGCGATCGGGGTCGGCGAAGGCTTCATCGGCCGCCTGATCGCCCAGGCATTGCAACGCTTTTCGATGAGTTATCCGGACATCCTGGTCGAGATCCGATCCGGTCCCACGCCCGCCGTGCTGTCGCTCGTGCGCGACGACGTGGTGGACATCGGTCTGTGCGCGCGCTCCGCGGACGATCCGTCGATGCGCATCCACCCCTTCGCGCCGAAAGCGCTGTGCGCCGTGGTCGCACCGACACACCGCTTCGCGAAGCTCGCCAGCGTGCCGCCCGCCGAGCTGGAGCACGAGCGACTCATCTTCATGACCGAAGCCCACGGCGTGCAGCAGTTCGTGCACTCGGTGCTCGATACGGCTCGTCTGAATGTCACGCCCGCCTATCGCGTCGACCTGTTCAATACCGCGCAGACGCTGGCGGCGGCTGGTCTGGGTGTGGCGTTCATGTCTGCCATCACCGCACGACGCGGCATCGATCTGGGCGAACTCGTGGCCGTGCCGATCGATCACCCGATCGCGCTCGGGTTTTCCAGCCAGATGATGACGCGCGTCGGGCGGCGCCTCTCGCCGGCGGCCGATCACCTGTGGAAGCAACTCGCGCAGAGTCTCGCCCATCGGTAA
- a CDS encoding TAXI family TRAP transporter solute-binding subunit: MKTDSNQPAHRRLRARFVAISWRDLAVSFGPVVLVSIAAIWLAVWLVKPAPPRTVTISAGPQGSSFWNAAQRYKTILARDGITLNVLTSEGSRQNVERLADDSQNVDLGLVQGGVSQGLNVDGLVSLGSVFYAPISVFYRGPRVTKLSDFTGKRIAIGREGSGARALSLTLLKANGIEPGGPTTLTAYDGQEAAQALIEGRVDAAMLTGDTATGPTMGKLIREPGIRLMDFAQADAYTRRFTYLNQLTLPRGVFDLGRNLPAQAVHVISPTVELVARDSLHPALSDLLIEAAKEVHGKANLLQRAGEFPSAQVHEFPLSDDAARYYQSGKGFLYRHLPFWIASLADRIVVLLVPIIVVLIPAFRLVPALYSWRVKSRLYRWYGALIALEREALADDAHAESTNLRHRLDAIEAAVNRLKIPLAYADQFYVLREHIGFVRQRLDAMHPEPVGAGAGGLAGAHAVQRAGGVPPEAGASA, encoded by the coding sequence ATGAAGACCGACTCGAACCAACCCGCCCATCGGCGACTCCGTGCGCGCTTCGTCGCGATTTCCTGGCGTGATCTCGCCGTTTCCTTCGGGCCTGTCGTGCTCGTGTCGATTGCCGCCATCTGGCTCGCGGTGTGGCTGGTCAAGCCGGCGCCGCCGCGCACCGTCACGATCAGCGCCGGGCCGCAAGGCAGCTCGTTCTGGAACGCGGCGCAGCGTTACAAGACGATCCTCGCGCGCGACGGCATCACGCTCAACGTTCTGACGTCGGAAGGCTCGCGGCAGAACGTCGAGCGTCTGGCCGACGACTCGCAGAACGTCGATCTCGGTCTGGTGCAGGGCGGCGTATCGCAAGGCCTGAACGTCGACGGCCTGGTGTCGCTCGGCAGCGTGTTCTACGCGCCGATTTCCGTGTTTTATCGCGGGCCGCGCGTGACCAAGCTCTCCGACTTCACCGGCAAGCGCATCGCGATCGGCCGCGAAGGCAGCGGCGCGCGTGCCCTCTCCCTGACGCTGCTCAAGGCCAACGGCATCGAGCCGGGCGGGCCCACGACGCTCACCGCGTACGATGGCCAGGAAGCCGCCCAGGCCCTGATCGAAGGGCGCGTGGACGCCGCCATGCTCACCGGCGACACGGCCACCGGCCCCACCATGGGCAAGCTCATCCGCGAACCGGGCATCCGGTTGATGGACTTCGCGCAGGCCGACGCGTACACGCGCCGCTTCACGTATCTGAATCAGCTCACGCTGCCGCGTGGCGTCTTCGATCTCGGACGCAACCTGCCCGCGCAGGCGGTCCACGTCATCAGCCCGACCGTCGAACTCGTGGCCCGCGACAGCCTGCATCCCGCGCTGTCGGATCTGCTCATCGAGGCCGCGAAGGAAGTGCACGGCAAGGCGAACCTGCTGCAACGGGCAGGGGAATTCCCGTCCGCGCAGGTGCACGAATTCCCGCTCTCCGACGATGCGGCGCGCTACTACCAGTCAGGCAAGGGATTCCTGTACCGGCATCTGCCGTTCTGGATCGCGAGCCTCGCCGATCGCATCGTCGTGCTGCTCGTGCCCATCATCGTGGTCCTGATTCCCGCGTTCCGCCTGGTACCGGCGTTGTACAGCTGGCGCGTGAAATCGCGTCTTTACCGCTGGTACGGCGCGCTCATCGCGCTCGAGCGCGAGGCGCTGGCCGACGACGCGCACGCCGAATCCACGAACCTGCGGCATCGACTCGACGCCATCGAAGCCGCCGTCAACCGACTGAAGATTCCGCTCGCCTATGCGGATCAGTTTTATGTGCTTCGCGAGCATATCGGCTTCGTGCGCCAGCGGCTCGATGCCATGCACCCCGAGCCCGTCGGCGCGGGTGCGGGCGGGCTGGCGGGCGCGCACGCGGTCCAGCGCGCCGGAGGGGTGCCGCCCGAGGCGGGCGCCAGCGCCTGA
- a CDS encoding GNAT family N-acetyltransferase: MPSSSVPSSSNAQRVGTELARSACAVRPVAEADLPAITAIYAHHVRTGSASFEEIPPDESEMRARCAKVLNAGLPYLVAERDGKVLGYAYATHYRPRSAYRFTLEDSVYIAADATGQGIGRALLLTLIARCEGGPWRQLIANVGDSGNVASLALHSACGFVQAGVLRSVGFKFGRWVDTVLMQRPLNAGDATLPESSR, from the coding sequence ATGCCGTCGTCTTCCGTCCCCTCATCCAGCAACGCGCAACGCGTGGGCACCGAGCTGGCGCGCAGCGCCTGCGCCGTGCGTCCCGTAGCCGAGGCCGATTTGCCGGCCATCACGGCCATCTATGCGCACCACGTGCGCACTGGATCGGCCTCGTTCGAGGAAATTCCGCCGGACGAGTCCGAGATGCGCGCGCGGTGCGCGAAGGTACTCAACGCCGGTCTGCCTTATCTCGTCGCCGAACGCGACGGCAAGGTGCTCGGCTATGCCTATGCCACCCATTACCGACCGCGCTCGGCCTACCGCTTCACGTTGGAAGACTCGGTGTACATCGCCGCCGACGCGACCGGACAGGGGATCGGGCGCGCGCTGCTGCTCACGCTCATCGCGCGGTGCGAGGGCGGTCCGTGGCGGCAGTTGATCGCGAACGTCGGCGACAGCGGCAATGTGGCTTCGCTTGCGCTGCACAGCGCCTGCGGCTTCGTTCAGGCAGGCGTGCTCAGATCGGTCGGCTTCAAGTTCGGCCGATGGGTCGACACCGTGCTCATGCAACGCCCGCTCAACGCCGGCGATGCCACGCTGCCCGAGTCATCGCGCTGA
- a CDS encoding glutathione S-transferase, with protein MTFELFYWPGLQGRGEFVRLAFEATGTPYVEIVRGDGPGQGLDALLHAMDDPACIDPPYAPPFLRVGDELIGQTANILAYLGPLLGLVGESPRARRWVNQLQLTLADLVAEVHDGHHPIASRLYYSNQRAEARKRTADLIDYRLPKFFEYFERVLAHNPHPGGWLSEGAMSYADLSLFQVIEGLYYAFPRAMTGFAKAFPRCQAVRDAVAREPRIAAYLKSSRRIAFNTTGIFRHYRELDRASPF; from the coding sequence ATGACCTTCGAGCTGTTCTATTGGCCGGGCCTGCAGGGGCGCGGCGAGTTCGTCCGGCTTGCCTTCGAGGCCACCGGCACGCCATATGTGGAAATCGTGCGGGGCGATGGCCCCGGTCAGGGACTCGACGCGCTGCTCCACGCGATGGACGATCCCGCGTGCATCGATCCGCCGTACGCGCCGCCCTTCCTGCGCGTGGGCGACGAGTTGATCGGGCAGACGGCGAACATCCTCGCCTATCTCGGTCCGTTGCTTGGTCTCGTGGGGGAATCGCCGCGTGCGCGACGCTGGGTCAATCAACTGCAACTCACGCTGGCGGATCTCGTGGCCGAAGTGCACGACGGTCACCACCCGATCGCCAGCCGGCTTTACTACAGCAATCAGCGCGCCGAGGCGCGCAAGCGCACCGCCGACCTGATCGACTACCGCCTGCCGAAGTTCTTCGAGTACTTCGAGCGCGTGCTGGCGCATAACCCGCACCCCGGTGGGTGGCTCTCGGAGGGGGCAATGTCCTACGCCGACCTCTCGCTGTTCCAGGTCATCGAGGGGCTGTACTACGCGTTTCCCCGCGCGATGACGGGCTTTGCCAAGGCATTCCCACGCTGCCAGGCGGTGCGCGACGCCGTGGCGCGTGAGCCGCGCATCGCGGCATATCTGAAGTCTTCCCGCCGTATCGCCTTCAACACCACGGGCATCTTCCGGCATTACAGGGAACTGGACCGCGCCTCGCCGTTTTGA
- a CDS encoding diguanylate cyclase — MTTTPRQLNPAVQPIGGESSLNDSSAMVLLVDDQAMVGEAVRRALAGESNIDFHYCANPDDALRVAEQTRPTVILQDLVMPGTDGLQLVRQYRASPLTRDIPIIVLSTKEESTIKREAFAAGANDYLVKLPDTIELVARIRYHSRSYMNLLQRDEAYRALRESQQQLLETNLELQRLTHSDGLTGLANRRYFDEYFGAEWRRALREQREMALLMIDVDNFKIYNDTYGHIAGDDVLRRVAGTIAEAAARPADLAARFGGEEFVMVLPNTSPAGAAVIAEKVRAQIDAMAIPHIGSANGRHVTVSVGGAALVPRTHMASTSLIESADLALYRAKQQGKNRVEMQPGAS; from the coding sequence ATGACGACAACCCCGCGCCAACTCAATCCCGCAGTGCAGCCGATCGGCGGCGAGAGCAGCCTGAACGATTCGTCGGCGATGGTGTTGCTTGTCGACGACCAGGCGATGGTTGGCGAGGCGGTGCGGCGCGCGCTGGCCGGCGAGTCGAACATCGACTTTCACTATTGCGCCAATCCGGACGACGCGTTGCGCGTGGCCGAGCAGACGCGCCCGACCGTGATCCTGCAGGATCTGGTGATGCCGGGCACCGACGGTCTGCAACTGGTTCGCCAGTACCGCGCAAGCCCGCTCACGCGCGACATTCCTATCATTGTGCTGTCCACCAAGGAAGAGTCGACCATCAAGCGCGAGGCGTTTGCCGCGGGAGCGAACGATTATCTGGTCAAGCTGCCCGACACGATCGAACTGGTGGCGCGCATTCGCTATCACTCGCGCTCGTACATGAACCTGCTGCAACGCGACGAAGCGTATCGCGCGTTGCGCGAGAGCCAGCAACAGTTGCTCGAGACCAATCTGGAGTTGCAGCGTCTCACGCATTCCGACGGTCTCACGGGGCTGGCGAACCGACGTTACTTCGACGAGTATTTCGGCGCGGAATGGCGCCGTGCATTGCGCGAGCAGCGCGAGATGGCGCTGTTGATGATCGATGTGGACAACTTCAAGATCTACAACGATACCTACGGCCACATTGCCGGCGACGACGTGCTGCGGCGCGTGGCGGGCACGATCGCTGAAGCGGCGGCGCGTCCGGCCGATCTCGCGGCGCGCTTCGGTGGCGAGGAATTCGTGATGGTGCTGCCGAACACGTCGCCTGCCGGTGCGGCGGTGATCGCCGAAAAGGTGCGCGCGCAGATCGACGCGATGGCGATTCCGCACATCGGCTCGGCCAACGGCCGCCACGTGACAGTCAGTGTCGGCGGCGCGGCGCTGGTGCCGCGCACGCACATGGCGTCGACGTCGCTGATCGAGTCGGCGGATCTGGCGCTGTATCGCGCCAAGCAACAGGGCAAGAATCGCGTGGAGATGCAGCCCGGCGCTTCCTGA
- a CDS encoding chemotaxis response regulator protein-glutamate methylesterase, which translates to MKIGIVNDSAIAVEALRRTLAQRPGLEVAWVAHDGAQAVSMCGPNPPDLVLMDLVMPVMDGVAATREIMRRTPCPILIVTSDVGHHASLVFDAMGAGALDAVDTPVLGAADMTRPASSLLAKIDAVAAQQADARKPALVVAPAAAAVSDALVAIGASAGGPAALATLLGRLPANFGAGVIVVQHVDDAFTPGMATWLDQQTALTVRLAKAGDRPTAGTVLLAGGNRHLRVDGSGRCTYSDEPKDAVYRPSIDVFLSSVAEHWRARAVGVLLTGMGRDGAAGLGDMRTRGFITIAQDRATSAVYGMPKAAAEAGAASEILPLPTIAPQLVALFGTV; encoded by the coding sequence ATGAAAATCGGTATCGTGAACGATTCGGCCATTGCGGTGGAGGCGTTGCGCCGCACGCTCGCGCAACGACCGGGTCTCGAAGTGGCGTGGGTAGCGCACGACGGCGCACAAGCCGTTTCGATGTGCGGGCCGAATCCGCCGGACCTCGTGCTGATGGACCTCGTCATGCCGGTCATGGACGGCGTGGCCGCCACACGGGAAATCATGCGGCGCACGCCCTGCCCGATCCTGATCGTGACGTCCGACGTCGGCCATCATGCGAGCCTGGTGTTCGACGCCATGGGCGCGGGCGCGCTGGACGCCGTCGACACTCCGGTGCTCGGTGCGGCGGACATGACACGCCCGGCGTCGTCGCTGCTCGCGAAGATCGACGCCGTGGCGGCGCAGCAGGCCGACGCGCGCAAGCCCGCGCTCGTGGTGGCGCCCGCGGCGGCGGCAGTCAGCGACGCGCTGGTGGCGATCGGCGCGTCGGCGGGCGGACCGGCGGCGCTTGCAACGCTGCTCGGGCGCCTGCCCGCTAACTTTGGCGCCGGGGTGATCGTGGTGCAGCACGTCGACGACGCGTTCACGCCCGGCATGGCGACGTGGCTCGATCAGCAGACGGCGCTCACGGTGCGCCTCGCGAAAGCGGGCGACCGGCCGACGGCGGGCACCGTGTTGCTCGCGGGCGGCAATCGCCATTTGCGGGTCGACGGGAGCGGACGCTGCACGTACAGTGACGAACCGAAAGACGCGGTCTACCGGCCGTCGATCGACGTATTCCTGAGCAGCGTGGCCGAACACTGGCGCGCGCGCGCCGTGGGCGTGCTGCTCACGGGCATGGGGCGCGACGGCGCGGCCGGGCTCGGCGACATGCGCACGCGAGGTTTCATTACGATCGCGCAGGACCGCGCAACGAGCGCGGTGTACGGCATGCCCAAGGCGGCGGCCGAGGCAGGGGCCGCGTCGGAGATTCTGCCGCTGCCGACCATTGCGCCACAACTGGTGGCGCTATTTGGAACCGTATGA
- a CDS encoding hybrid sensor histidine kinase/response regulator codes for MSDDLRNATLLDLFRMETETQAQVLGDGLLALERTPTDASRLEACMRAAHSLKGAARIVGVDAGVALAHVLEDAFVAAQRGALAIDVPVIDRMLQGVDLLMRLAHPPSHDPGWAQGAGKAEIDAYVAAFTEALTGLTNDAAHEPAPQTPQGSGRDAAAGGAQGEASLDEDAAFDYASYGGETAAATEASREVPEAWAPDGGVDRTGMRGGWRDDGHDDGRQDKTDGEGVDNASRALRVSADSLNRLLRLSSEALVASRWSQPFAQSLLRLKRHQHEAGDALDRVSAALEGVADRADENRQMLLAALADLRRALGVGGQLLAEQIHELDQFDRRSTQLSQRLYDEALACRMRPLDDRLGGFARMVRDLGRSLGKPARLEIRGADTQVDRDILDQLEAPLGHLLRNAVDHGLESPALRAAAGKPAEGVITLSARHSAGLLLVSVADDGAGIDLERVRAAVVARGLAPPETAQRLDDNELVEFLMLPGFTLRSTVTDISGRGVGLDAVRAMVAQVRGTVRIEHARGRGTKVILQLPLTLSVMRSLLVEIAGEPYALPLANLSRTLALPRERIDMLEGRPHFTLDDRQIGLVSAQQVLCGSEPSAAPGDQPVVVFGDGESRYGLAVDKFLGERMLVVQPLDPRLGKLPNIAAGALNEDGSPLLIIDTADLVRSIAKAVEMGSLERLPVRAAQTSGRGRKRVLVVDDSLTVRELERKLLAARGYEVSVAVDGMDGWNVVRSETFDMVITDVDMPRMDGIELVTLIKRDARTAELPVMIVSYKDREEDRQRGLDAGADYYLAKGSFHDDALLRAVVDLIGESGS; via the coding sequence ATGAGCGACGATCTGCGCAACGCCACGTTGCTCGACCTGTTCCGAATGGAGACGGAAACCCAGGCGCAGGTGCTCGGCGACGGGTTGCTGGCACTCGAGCGCACGCCGACCGACGCATCGCGCCTCGAAGCGTGCATGCGCGCCGCGCATTCGCTCAAGGGGGCGGCGCGCATTGTTGGCGTCGACGCCGGCGTTGCGCTGGCCCACGTGCTCGAGGACGCGTTCGTTGCCGCCCAGCGCGGCGCGCTCGCCATCGACGTCCCGGTCATCGATCGCATGTTGCAGGGCGTCGATTTGCTCATGCGGCTTGCTCACCCGCCCAGCCATGATCCGGGATGGGCGCAGGGCGCCGGCAAGGCAGAGATCGACGCCTATGTCGCCGCCTTCACCGAAGCCCTCACGGGGCTGACGAACGATGCTGCGCACGAACCCGCACCGCAGACACCGCAGGGCTCCGGGCGGGACGCCGCCGCCGGAGGCGCGCAAGGGGAGGCGTCGCTGGACGAGGACGCCGCTTTCGATTACGCCAGCTACGGGGGCGAGACGGCGGCGGCAACCGAGGCGAGCCGGGAGGTCCCGGAGGCATGGGCGCCTGATGGTGGCGTCGACCGCACCGGAATGCGCGGCGGGTGGCGCGACGACGGGCATGACGATGGGCGCCAGGACAAGACCGACGGCGAAGGCGTGGACAACGCATCGCGGGCGCTGCGCGTTTCCGCCGACAGTTTGAACCGGCTGCTGCGTCTGTCGAGCGAAGCGCTCGTGGCGTCGCGCTGGTCGCAGCCCTTCGCGCAGTCGCTGCTGCGGCTCAAGCGTCATCAGCATGAGGCGGGCGACGCGCTCGATCGCGTGAGTGCCGCACTGGAGGGTGTCGCGGACCGTGCCGACGAGAACCGTCAGATGTTGCTCGCGGCGCTGGCCGACTTGCGTCGCGCGCTGGGCGTCGGCGGCCAGTTGCTCGCCGAGCAGATTCACGAGCTCGACCAGTTCGACCGACGCTCGACGCAACTGTCGCAGCGTCTGTACGACGAAGCGCTCGCGTGTCGCATGCGTCCGCTGGACGACCGCCTGGGGGGCTTCGCGCGCATGGTGCGCGATCTTGGACGCTCGCTCGGCAAACCCGCGCGGCTCGAGATCCGCGGGGCGGACACGCAGGTCGATCGCGATATTCTCGACCAGCTCGAAGCGCCGCTTGGACATCTGTTGCGCAACGCCGTCGATCACGGTCTGGAGAGTCCGGCGCTACGGGCAGCGGCGGGCAAGCCAGCCGAGGGGGTCATCACGCTCAGTGCGCGGCACAGCGCGGGACTGCTGCTCGTGAGCGTGGCCGACGACGGTGCGGGAATCGATCTCGAACGGGTGCGTGCGGCGGTGGTCGCGCGCGGTCTGGCACCGCCGGAGACCGCGCAGCGGCTCGACGACAACGAACTCGTCGAATTCCTCATGCTGCCGGGCTTCACGCTGCGCAGCACGGTAACGGATATCTCGGGACGCGGCGTCGGCCTGGACGCCGTACGCGCCATGGTGGCGCAGGTGCGCGGCACGGTGCGTATCGAGCATGCGCGAGGGCGCGGCACGAAAGTCATCCTTCAGTTGCCGCTCACGCTTTCGGTCATGCGCAGTCTGCTCGTCGAGATTGCGGGTGAGCCCTATGCCTTGCCCCTCGCGAACCTGTCGCGCACGCTTGCGTTGCCGCGCGAGCGGATCGACATGCTCGAAGGGCGCCCGCATTTCACGCTGGACGACAGGCAGATCGGGCTCGTCAGCGCACAGCAGGTGCTGTGCGGCAGCGAGCCGTCGGCCGCGCCGGGGGATCAGCCGGTGGTCGTGTTCGGCGACGGCGAGTCGCGCTATGGCCTGGCGGTCGACAAATTCCTGGGCGAGCGCATGCTGGTCGTGCAGCCGCTCGATCCGCGGCTCGGCAAGCTGCCGAATATTGCGGCCGGGGCGCTCAACGAAGACGGCTCGCCGTTGCTCATCATCGACACGGCGGATCTGGTGCGCTCGATCGCCAAGGCCGTGGAGATGGGCTCGCTCGAACGGCTGCCGGTACGCGCGGCACAGACGAGCGGACGGGGCCGCAAGCGCGTGCTCGTCGTCGACGATTCCTTGACCGTGCGCGAACTCGAACGCAAACTGCTCGCGGCACGCGGCTACGAAGTGAGTGTCGCCGTCGACGGCATGGATGGCTGGAACGTGGTGCGCAGCGAGACGTTCGACATGGTGATCACGGACGTCGACATGCCGCGCATGGACGGTATCGAACTGGTCACGCTGATCAAGCGCGACGCCCGTACCGCGGAACTGCCGGTCATGATTGTTTCCTATAAAGATCGCGAGGAAGACCGTCAGCGCGGGCTCGATGCGGGCGCCGACTATTACCTCGCGAAAGGCAGCTTCCATGACGACGCGCTGCTGCGCGCCGTGGTGGATCTCATCGGGGAGTCGGGGTCATGA
- a CDS encoding chemotaxis protein CheW — protein sequence MTQRDIAHEAGSVSGEHPRMLRPDADRQSLHRQAATLLDRLPVVPADPSPWRAAPDAQGATRGASLLLFRLGDEWLALPASAIEEVAPMRGWHSVPGHRQRALLGLVNLRGALVPCLSLGELIGVQPTVAQTTPTGAPRAGTSRLLALRHGHHLSAFPVTEVHGTVTPTTERLGAVPATALGAADGFSVAVLHWREQVVGVLDPLRVGAAFDRSLA from the coding sequence ATGACTCAACGCGACATCGCCCATGAGGCCGGCTCCGTGTCCGGCGAGCACCCGCGAATGCTGCGACCGGACGCAGACCGCCAGTCGCTGCATCGGCAGGCGGCGACGCTGCTCGACCGGCTGCCGGTCGTGCCCGCCGATCCATCGCCGTGGCGCGCCGCACCCGATGCACAGGGCGCCACGCGGGGGGCATCGCTGCTGTTGTTTCGGCTCGGCGACGAATGGCTCGCATTGCCGGCGTCCGCCATCGAGGAGGTCGCGCCGATGCGGGGCTGGCATTCCGTGCCGGGGCATCGCCAGCGTGCGCTGCTCGGACTGGTGAATCTGCGTGGCGCGCTGGTGCCGTGCCTGTCGCTGGGCGAGTTGATCGGCGTACAGCCCACGGTTGCCCAGACGACACCCACAGGCGCTCCGCGCGCGGGCACGTCACGATTGCTGGCGTTGCGCCATGGCCACCATCTGAGCGCCTTCCCCGTGACCGAAGTGCACGGCACGGTGACGCCCACGACCGAACGGCTCGGGGCCGTGCCCGCGACGGCACTCGGCGCGGCCGACGGGTTTTCCGTGGCGGTGCTGCACTGGCGCGAGCAGGTGGTGGGCGTGCTCGATCCGTTGCGGGTAGGCGCGGCGTTCGATCGGAGTCTCGCATGA
- a CDS encoding CheR family methyltransferase: protein MSHVRDIERLLRDTMGLDAETLGANAVERAVRARLAALAESWPETRDGSADVLYWQRLQQSPDELQALIEALVVPETWFFRHRDAFTALAEMAQDERRARRGTVREAQPLRLLSLPCSTGEEPYSMAMTLFDAGFGADEFTVDALDISERALSVARAGVYGRNSFRGPPATLQFRDRYFTPVGEHHRVVDALRTQVRWHAGNLFDETLIDRLGTFDFVFFRNVLIYFDRDGQRRAIAALERLMRMGATLFAGPAEGGTLTSNGMTSTGHVQAFSFRVAGPVRDVTPPAPGAPRFTGTLDTFSTTAPANAMAAFAQRLTASGHVAPTAPLAPVAPPASSSPASPARSARSAPAPVASVSAAVARPAAPSAQRADTGALLEQARLAADAGDFVRAVALCRDVLAADRANAQAEYLLGLVEDARNNAQGAMIHYRRALYLDPGHYEALVHCAAQLEARGDTQGARRLLERAGRVAPAETPDRDHRHGTRHR from the coding sequence ATGAGCCATGTGCGCGACATCGAGCGCCTGCTGCGCGACACGATGGGCCTCGATGCCGAGACGCTCGGCGCGAACGCGGTGGAGCGGGCGGTGCGCGCCCGGCTTGCCGCGCTCGCCGAATCGTGGCCGGAAACACGCGACGGTTCCGCCGACGTCTTGTATTGGCAGCGATTGCAACAGTCGCCGGACGAATTGCAGGCGCTGATCGAGGCGCTTGTGGTGCCGGAGACATGGTTCTTCCGGCATCGCGACGCTTTCACGGCCCTCGCGGAAATGGCGCAGGATGAACGGCGCGCGCGGCGAGGCACGGTGCGCGAGGCGCAGCCGCTGCGTTTGCTGAGCCTGCCGTGCTCCACCGGTGAAGAGCCGTATTCGATGGCGATGACCCTGTTCGATGCGGGCTTCGGCGCCGACGAATTCACCGTCGATGCCCTGGACATCAGCGAGCGCGCGCTCTCGGTGGCGCGCGCGGGGGTCTACGGCCGCAATTCCTTTCGCGGTCCACCCGCCACCCTGCAGTTTCGCGACCGGTATTTCACGCCGGTCGGCGAGCATCATCGCGTCGTCGATGCCTTGCGCACGCAAGTGCGCTGGCACGCGGGGAATCTGTTCGACGAAACACTGATCGACCGGCTGGGTACGTTCGACTTCGTCTTTTTCCGCAACGTGCTGATCTACTTCGACCGCGATGGGCAGCGACGTGCCATTGCCGCGCTGGAACGCCTCATGCGCATGGGGGCCACGCTGTTTGCCGGACCCGCCGAGGGCGGCACGCTGACCAGCAACGGCATGACATCGACCGGGCACGTGCAGGCTTTCTCGTTTCGTGTCGCCGGGCCGGTGCGCGACGTGACGCCGCCCGCGCCAGGGGCGCCGCGCTTCACGGGCACGCTCGACACGTTCAGCACCACGGCGCCCGCCAACGCGATGGCGGCGTTCGCGCAGCGGCTCACGGCATCTGGCCACGTTGCGCCGACGGCACCGCTCGCACCGGTCGCGCCTCCCGCGTCTTCCTCGCCCGCATCGCCGGCACGATCGGCACGATCGGCGCCCGCGCCCGTGGCTTCGGTATCCGCCGCCGTGGCGCGCCCCGCCGCGCCGTCGGCGCAGCGGGCCGACACGGGCGCATTGCTCGAACAGGCGCGCCTGGCGGCCGACGCGGGCGACTTCGTGCGCGCCGTCGCGCTGTGCCGCGACGTGCTCGCGGCGGATCGTGCCAACGCGCAGGCGGAGTACTTGCTGGGACTGGTCGAGGACGCACGCAACAACGCACAAGGTGCGATGATTCACTACCGCCGGGCGTTGTATCTCGACCCCGGCCACTACGAGGCCCTCGTGCACTGCGCGGCACAACTCGAAGCGCGCGGCGACACGCAAGGCGCCCGGCGCCTGCTCGAACGCGCCGGGCGCGTCGCGCCTGCCGAAACCCCTGATCGCGACCATCGTCACGGGACCCGACATCGATGA